The window AGCCCGGAAAGGACATACAGGCGCCCGACCTGGTTATCCAGGTTCTGTACCGCAAGCATGACACGGCGCTCCGGGGAACGCGCCTTCTTTTGACGTATCTGGCTGCCATTCTTAGTGGCCGATGCTTTTGCGCAGTTCATTCCAGACCGTTAATCGGTATCCAGCCAGGGTTTCAGCAGCCCCTTTGGGCTCATTTTGCTACGGTGTGCGGCAGTCTTGCCGCTTGCCGGTGTTCATCGGCCCGCGCCTCTTGGCGCAGGGTCCGTATCGATAAAAGAGAGAGGCTGGATTCATGGATCCATTGTTCATTGCAGCGCTTGTAGCTGCGGCGCTGCTGGGGGTTGCGCTGGGGGTGTTTGCGCACAAGCGTTCTGCCGCAAAACGTGTGGGCGACGCCGAAGATCTGGCGAAGCGCATAGTGGCTGAGGCGCGTAAAGAGGCGCAGGCCCAGAAAAAAGAGATATTGCTTCAGGGCCAGGATGATCTGTTCAATCAAAAGCGGGAACTCGAAAACGAATTCAAGGAACGTGAGCGCGAGGTCAAGGCCCGCGAACGCAAGCTTGAAGAAATGGGCGGTCGCCTTGAGGAAAAGCTTGAAAAAGCAACCACAAGGGAGCACGAACTGCTGACTTCAGAGAAAGAACTGGCCCGCAAGGAGCGCCAGCTTTCTGAATCTGAAATGTTTTTGCAGACCCGTATTGAAGAGCAGGAGCAGCGGCTTTCTGAAATTGCTGGCCTCACTGCCGATGAGGCAAAGGTTCGGCTTTTCAGCGAAATTGAAGCCAAAACCCGGCACGAATCGGCGCGCATGATCCGCCAGATTGAAATGGAAGCGCGCGAAACTGCCGACCGCAAAGCCAAAGAAATTCTCTGTAATGTCATCCAGCGCTACGCGGGCGACTACGTCAACGAGCAGACTGTTACGGCTGTGACCCTTCCGAGTGAAGATATGAAGGGCCGCATCATCGGGCGCGAAGGCCGCAACATCCGCGCGCTTGAAGCTGCCACCGGTGTGGATCTTATTATAGATGATACGCCTGAAACCGTTATTCTTTCAGCTTACAGCCCGCTGCGCCGTCAGGTTGCCAAAATGGCGCTTGAGCGTTTGATCCAGGATGGCCGCATTCATCCTGCCCGCATCGAAGACATTGTGCAGAAGTGTGAGCAGGAACTGGACACCCAGGTGCGCGAAGTGGGCGAACAGGCCACCTTTGACGCGGGAGTTCACGGTATCCATCCGGAAATCGTCCGTTTGCTCGGGCAGTTGCGCTACCGTACCTCGTTTACCCAAAACGTGCTCCAGCATTCTCTTGAAGTTTCGGCCCTGTGTGGCATGATGGCCGCCGAGCTCGGCATGGACGTCAAAAAAGCCAAGCGGGCTGGCCTGCTGCACGACATCGGCAAGGCCGTTGACCACGAGGTGGAAGGCCCGCATGCCCTTATCGGCGCGGACCTCGCCAAAAAGTACAACGAAAGCCAGGAGATCATCCACGCCATTGCAGCCCACCATGAAGACCAGCGCCCCTCAACGGCTCTGGCA of the Desulfovibrio desulfuricans DSM 642 genome contains:
- the rny gene encoding ribonuclease Y → MDPLFIAALVAAALLGVALGVFAHKRSAAKRVGDAEDLAKRIVAEARKEAQAQKKEILLQGQDDLFNQKRELENEFKEREREVKARERKLEEMGGRLEEKLEKATTREHELLTSEKELARKERQLSESEMFLQTRIEEQEQRLSEIAGLTADEAKVRLFSEIEAKTRHESARMIRQIEMEARETADRKAKEILCNVIQRYAGDYVNEQTVTAVTLPSEDMKGRIIGREGRNIRALEAATGVDLIIDDTPETVILSAYSPLRRQVAKMALERLIQDGRIHPARIEDIVQKCEQELDTQVREVGEQATFDAGVHGIHPEIVRLLGQLRYRTSFTQNVLQHSLEVSALCGMMAAELGMDVKKAKRAGLLHDIGKAVDHEVEGPHALIGADLAKKYNESQEIIHAIAAHHEDQRPSTALAVLVQAADSISGARPGARKELLENYVKRLEDLEGIATSFDGVSKAYAIQAGREIRVMVNSDMVDDDTTYILCKDIAEKIEKNLTYPGQIRVTVIRERRAVGLAK